From the Rhodoferax sp. WC2427 genome, one window contains:
- a CDS encoding low molecular weight protein-tyrosine-phosphatase: MAQIVATQMAKRNGLSKQFHFESAGTHASQSKMRMDSRAVTALERRGYPVSAIRSRPVEPKDFKRFDLILAMDLANYSELQRMCPPEFQQKLKMFLSACKGVGTDEVPDPYYGNSEGFERVLDLCEAGVQALLGNPMG; the protein is encoded by the coding sequence ATGGCCCAAATAGTGGCTACGCAAATGGCAAAGCGGAATGGACTGTCAAAGCAGTTTCATTTTGAGTCTGCCGGTACCCACGCAAGCCAAAGTAAGATGCGGATGGATAGCCGTGCCGTAACGGCATTGGAACGCAGGGGTTATCCGGTGAGCGCCATACGTTCGCGGCCTGTAGAGCCCAAAGACTTCAAACGCTTTGATCTCATTTTGGCCATGGACCTCGCCAATTACAGCGAACTGCAACGCATGTGTCCGCCCGAATTCCAGCAGAAACTGAAAATGTTTCTTTCCGCATGCAAGGGAGTTGGCACCGATGAAGTACCTGACCCTTATTACGGCAATAGCGAGGGATTTGAGCGGGTGCTGGACCTATGCGAAGCGGGAGTACAAGCCCTGTTGGGCAACCCTATGGGTTAG
- a CDS encoding RNB domain-containing ribonuclease has translation MQAHPNVHHRSDLVRIAIQAMSERGLMPEFSPAVDRQLAGITATGDSADPAVHDLTALLWCSIDNDDSLDLDQLTVSEAMPNGSVRLWVAIADVDALVPRDSPIDQHASTNTTSVYTSARIFPMLPERLSTDLTSLNPQQDRLAMVTEMVFHADASLAGSTVYRAKVRNQAKLAYDAVSAWLTGQGALPAAAAAVPGMDAQLRTQDSLAQQLRARRHAAGALEFESFQPRVVFDGERVSDIHLQEHNRARQLIEEVMIATNTCTARYLLGQGIASMRRVVRSPERWLRIVAVAKEYGAVLPPDPNSKALEDFLAKRRRADPLRFADLSLVIVKLMGRGEYVLETPGSLAVGHFGLAVTDYTHSTAPNRRFPDLITARLLKAALAQQPAPYSSAELDALATHCTRQEDAAQKVERQMRKSEAALLLESRIGQRFDAIVTGNAADGMWVRLLNPPAEGKLLRGLSALKVGDKVRVKLLSTNVERGFIDFEAAP, from the coding sequence ATGCAAGCCCACCCCAATGTCCACCACCGCAGCGATTTGGTTCGCATTGCCATCCAGGCCATGTCTGAGCGCGGCCTGATGCCCGAATTCTCGCCCGCTGTAGATCGCCAGTTGGCCGGCATTACGGCCACCGGCGACAGCGCAGATCCTGCCGTGCATGACCTCACCGCCTTGCTGTGGTGCTCCATCGACAACGACGACTCGCTGGACCTGGACCAGCTCACCGTGTCTGAAGCCATGCCCAATGGCAGCGTGCGCCTGTGGGTGGCCATTGCCGATGTGGATGCCCTGGTGCCGCGCGACAGCCCCATTGACCAGCACGCCAGCACCAACACCACCTCGGTCTACACCTCGGCGCGCATCTTCCCCATGCTGCCCGAGCGCCTGTCGACCGACCTGACCTCGCTCAACCCCCAGCAGGACCGCCTGGCCATGGTGACCGAGATGGTGTTCCACGCCGACGCCTCGCTGGCCGGCTCCACTGTTTACCGGGCCAAGGTGCGCAACCAGGCCAAGCTGGCCTATGACGCCGTCAGCGCCTGGCTGACCGGCCAGGGCGCATTGCCTGCTGCGGCCGCCGCCGTGCCGGGCATGGACGCGCAACTGCGCACGCAAGATTCTTTGGCCCAGCAACTGCGGGCCCGACGCCACGCGGCCGGTGCGCTGGAGTTTGAATCCTTTCAGCCGCGCGTCGTGTTCGATGGCGAGCGGGTGTCCGACATCCACCTGCAAGAGCACAACCGTGCCCGCCAGCTGATTGAAGAAGTCATGATTGCCACCAACACCTGCACTGCGCGCTATCTATTGGGGCAGGGCATCGCCTCGATGCGCCGCGTGGTGCGCTCGCCCGAGCGCTGGTTGCGTATCGTGGCCGTGGCCAAGGAATATGGCGCGGTGTTGCCGCCCGACCCCAACTCCAAGGCGCTGGAGGACTTTCTGGCCAAGCGGCGCCGGGCCGACCCGCTGCGTTTTGCCGACCTGTCGCTGGTCATCGTCAAGCTCATGGGGCGGGGCGAATACGTGCTCGAAACCCCGGGTAGCCTGGCCGTGGGGCACTTTGGGCTGGCGGTGACGGACTACACCCACTCCACCGCGCCCAACCGGCGCTTCCCCGACCTCATCACCGCGCGGCTGCTCAAGGCCGCTCTGGCCCAACAGCCCGCACCGTATTCCAGCGCCGAGCTGGACGCGCTGGCCACCCACTGCACCCGCCAGGAAGATGCGGCGCAAAAGGTGGAGCGCCAGATGCGCAAGTCCGAGGCAGCGTTGCTGCTGGAGTCACGGATTGGCCAGCGCTTTGACGCCATCGTCACCGGCAACGCCGCCGATGGCATGTGGGTACGCCTGCTGAACCCGCCTGCCGAGGGCAAGCTGCTCCGAGGTTTAAGTGCGCTCAAGGTGGGAGACAAAGTGCGCGTCAAACTCTTGTCCACCAATGTCGAGCGCGGCTTTATTGACTTTGAAGCCGCCCCGTAA
- a CDS encoding NAD-dependent epimerase yields MKILVTGAAGFIGMTASLKLLARGDQVVGLDNLNDYYDVNLKHNRLKRLTSHANFKFVQLDVGDRGGMESLFAAEKFDRVIHLAAQAGVRYSLQNPHAYVDSNLIGFVNVLEGCRHNKVQHLVYASSSSVYGGNTKMPFSEHDSVDHPVSLYAATKKANELMAHTYSHLYNLPTTGLRFFTVYGPWGRPDMALFLFTKAIMDGRPIDVYNYGNMQRDFTYVDDIVEGVIRVLDRVAEPDAAYDSATADPATSNAPYRVFNIGNNNPVPLLDFVGCIEDALGKKAEKRLLPLQDGDVPATYANTDALQDWVGFVPGTSIQTGIGNFVAWYRDYYQA; encoded by the coding sequence ATGAAGATTTTGGTGACGGGGGCTGCGGGCTTCATTGGCATGACGGCGTCATTAAAGCTGTTGGCACGTGGCGATCAAGTGGTGGGGTTAGACAATCTGAACGATTACTACGATGTCAACCTGAAACACAACCGTCTCAAACGTCTGACATCGCATGCGAATTTCAAGTTCGTGCAGCTCGACGTGGGCGACCGCGGTGGCATGGAATCTCTATTTGCCGCAGAAAAATTTGACCGGGTGATCCACCTGGCCGCCCAGGCAGGGGTGCGCTATTCGCTGCAAAACCCGCATGCCTACGTCGATAGCAATTTGATTGGCTTTGTCAACGTGCTGGAAGGCTGCCGCCACAACAAGGTCCAGCATCTGGTGTACGCATCCAGCTCCAGCGTGTACGGCGGCAATACCAAAATGCCGTTCTCTGAGCATGACAGCGTGGACCATCCGGTCAGCCTGTACGCAGCCACCAAAAAAGCCAACGAGCTGATGGCCCACACCTACAGCCATCTGTACAACCTGCCCACCACGGGCCTGCGGTTTTTCACGGTCTACGGTCCATGGGGACGGCCCGACATGGCCTTATTCCTGTTTACCAAAGCCATCATGGACGGCCGTCCTATCGATGTCTACAACTACGGCAATATGCAGCGGGACTTCACCTATGTGGACGACATCGTAGAAGGTGTCATTCGTGTGCTGGACCGTGTAGCCGAGCCTGATGCGGCATACGACTCGGCTACCGCTGACCCTGCGACCAGCAACGCGCCCTACCGCGTCTTCAACATCGGCAACAACAATCCGGTTCCCTTGCTTGATTTCGTAGGCTGTATCGAAGATGCGCTGGGGAAAAAAGCAGAAAAGCGGCTGCTCCCGCTACAAGACGGCGATGTGCCAGCCACCTATGCCAACACGGATGCGCTGCAGGATTGGGTAGGTTTTGTACCTGGCACCAGCATCCAGACGGGTATCGGCAACTTTGTCGCCTGGTACCGCGATTACTACCAAGCTTGA
- a CDS encoding nuclease-related domain-containing protein encodes MDKNKERSPLDRAAPLRVAGQSLTEELDSFVYDQVMAPLFLAVFMVIFACMEWFRYFQDLKPNPYIYSAAALLTILYATVKIWRSRKQVRRLKLGRDGERAVAQYLEWFRSANYFVFHDIPNGDANVDHVLVGPAGIFTIETKTLSKPHRGPCKISVVGNVVHANGKALDRDPIVQAKAQASWLKSFLAESQMVVHVQPVVVFPGWFIEPFDMKAAGAWVLEPKALSKFVENEPVRLPREQVQAISSALRSHIRAHAKK; translated from the coding sequence ATGGACAAAAACAAAGAACGCTCGCCGCTGGACCGCGCCGCACCGCTACGGGTCGCGGGCCAGTCCCTCACCGAAGAGCTGGATAGTTTTGTGTATGACCAGGTGATGGCACCACTCTTTCTTGCGGTCTTTATGGTGATTTTTGCGTGTATGGAGTGGTTCCGGTATTTCCAAGACCTGAAGCCCAATCCCTACATCTACAGCGCAGCTGCTCTCCTGACTATCCTTTACGCCACCGTAAAAATCTGGCGCAGCCGCAAGCAAGTGCGTCGCCTGAAACTGGGCCGGGATGGGGAACGTGCGGTGGCCCAGTATCTGGAGTGGTTCCGATCGGCCAACTACTTTGTCTTCCATGACATACCCAATGGGGATGCCAATGTGGACCATGTGCTAGTGGGGCCTGCTGGCATTTTCACCATCGAAACCAAGACCTTGTCCAAACCCCACCGTGGCCCTTGCAAGATTTCGGTGGTCGGCAACGTGGTGCACGCCAACGGCAAAGCCTTGGACCGCGACCCCATCGTGCAAGCCAAAGCCCAGGCGAGTTGGTTAAAAAGCTTCTTGGCAGAAAGCCAGATGGTGGTGCATGTACAGCCGGTGGTGGTGTTCCCAGGCTGGTTTATCGAGCCCTTCGACATGAAGGCCGCTGGTGCCTGGGTGCTGGAGCCCAAAGCCTTGAGCAAGTTTGTAGAGAACGAGCCAGTGCGGCTACCCAGAGAACAAGTGCAGGCGATTTCATCGGCGCTGCGCAGCCATATCCGAGCCCACGCGAAGAAGTGA
- a CDS encoding FAD-binding oxidoreductase, with product MRNLLLRVTPQFMELYVGLQTSLNRLASTNITGHHHPVSTVHKPTSTQEVQKLVLESRQTKVPLYPISCGLNWGYGSASPVVPGCSLVDLGAMNRILNAEKISVSNPVAVIEPGVTQGQLYDFLQKKCPELTFNVTGSARNTSLIGNALDRGVGYFGPRKDDLFGLEVVCGSGQIIKTGFRRLGEDSPLAHSHPFGLGPMLDGVFFQGNFGIVTSACFRLMPRRPKEVAVSLALRDSSNLGLFIDELGHLKREGLMTSVTHIANKARSQASMMFGMTSYLEKYCNFSPADALIEAEKALHVVAPNEWTSLGAITGNTGQVAAAVKEIKQRMKHMARVSVITDGLLDVGYTVMHNLRFLPFARANAAAISAIRPLHALALGVPTDVAIDNLLWKYGRTDLNATQLDQSNCGLIFISPALPPDGKIVVRLIEGMEKVAAQYGHILYMTVNIETATSFVAIINLLFDRSQAAQVDNAHRCSDALLSYIHSQGLEIYRARADVMENIVSRDESYWGVIRSLKSVFDPDNIISPGRYNIK from the coding sequence GTGCGCAACTTATTGCTGCGGGTTACACCTCAATTTATGGAGCTTTACGTGGGTCTACAAACATCGCTCAATCGGTTGGCAAGCACGAATATTACTGGTCACCATCACCCTGTATCCACAGTTCATAAACCGACCTCAACGCAAGAAGTTCAAAAGCTTGTACTTGAGTCGCGCCAAACTAAAGTTCCGCTTTATCCCATATCATGCGGTTTAAATTGGGGGTATGGATCGGCTTCCCCTGTTGTGCCTGGTTGTTCATTGGTTGATCTGGGAGCCATGAACCGAATTCTTAATGCGGAAAAAATATCTGTTTCAAACCCCGTTGCAGTTATTGAACCTGGTGTTACCCAGGGTCAGTTATATGATTTTCTGCAAAAAAAATGTCCAGAGCTTACTTTTAATGTAACGGGTTCGGCGCGAAATACGAGCCTGATCGGAAATGCATTAGATCGCGGTGTTGGCTATTTTGGGCCGCGTAAGGATGATTTATTTGGTTTGGAAGTCGTATGTGGATCCGGTCAAATTATAAAAACCGGATTTCGAAGATTGGGTGAAGATTCTCCATTAGCCCATAGCCATCCATTTGGATTGGGCCCTATGCTAGATGGAGTATTCTTCCAAGGGAATTTCGGAATTGTGACGAGTGCATGTTTTCGACTTATGCCACGCCGTCCCAAAGAAGTTGCCGTTTCTCTTGCCCTGCGCGACAGTTCAAATTTGGGGTTATTTATCGATGAATTAGGCCACCTCAAGCGAGAAGGTCTGATGACGTCGGTCACACATATTGCCAATAAGGCACGCAGCCAGGCATCTATGATGTTTGGAATGACAAGTTATTTAGAGAAATACTGCAATTTCAGCCCTGCTGATGCCTTGATTGAAGCTGAAAAGGCACTCCATGTCGTTGCACCGAATGAGTGGACGAGCCTTGGGGCCATCACGGGCAATACGGGTCAAGTAGCAGCGGCAGTCAAAGAAATCAAACAACGCATGAAGCATATGGCCCGGGTCAGTGTGATTACCGATGGCTTATTGGATGTGGGTTACACCGTGATGCATAATCTGCGGTTTTTACCATTTGCGCGTGCTAACGCTGCAGCTATTTCGGCAATTCGACCTTTGCATGCTCTTGCATTGGGCGTTCCCACGGATGTGGCGATTGATAATTTGCTATGGAAGTATGGCCGTACAGATCTTAATGCTACCCAGTTGGACCAATCAAACTGTGGCTTGATTTTTATCAGCCCTGCTTTGCCTCCAGATGGAAAAATTGTGGTGCGTTTGATTGAGGGAATGGAAAAAGTGGCAGCACAATATGGTCATATATTGTATATGACGGTAAATATTGAAACGGCCACTTCTTTTGTTGCCATCATTAACCTCTTGTTTGACCGCAGCCAAGCTGCGCAGGTGGATAATGCGCATCGGTGCTCTGATGCATTATTAAGTTATATCCATAGCCAAGGCCTGGAAATTTACAGAGCCCGTGCGGATGTGATGGAAAATATCGTTTCAAGAGATGAGTCCTATTGGGGGGTGATTCGATCTCTTAAGTCTGTTTTTGATCCGGATAATATAATTTCACCTGGCCGTTATAATATAAAATAA
- the pepA gene encoding flocculation-associated PEP-CTERM protein PepA: MKYAFKAAIVSAAVAVAGFSLPAVAAPTPVFTVDTGLFGYVTPDFSSNFINGSASTLVKLNANQINQTGVGYTQFTSFQGVGAADSGLALGNSQGYAMWAEFTYTLALASGTYAAPNSTYTVTALSFNLYGETSNGVANNSVFTAADNTNAASGTVVHSADTVLLGSGVSVQGVSSLNALAGTSLNATMNFALTAAGKTFFIDPVPFYDLAFSSFTNTTNGFVVNTATGQAAINNASGGVDFNRVPEPTSVALLGLGLVALAASRRRRNAK, encoded by the coding sequence ATGAAATACGCATTTAAAGCCGCTATCGTTTCCGCAGCCGTTGCTGTTGCTGGTTTTTCCCTGCCAGCCGTAGCTGCACCAACACCAGTATTCACCGTTGACACAGGTTTGTTCGGGTACGTCACCCCTGACTTCTCGTCGAACTTCATCAATGGTTCGGCATCCACTCTGGTTAAGTTGAATGCCAACCAGATCAATCAAACTGGCGTTGGCTACACCCAGTTCACTTCTTTCCAAGGCGTCGGCGCAGCTGACTCGGGCTTGGCTCTCGGTAACAGCCAAGGTTACGCGATGTGGGCTGAGTTCACCTACACGCTTGCTCTGGCTTCCGGCACCTATGCAGCTCCTAACAGCACGTACACCGTTACTGCTTTGAGCTTCAATCTGTATGGTGAGACGAGCAACGGTGTGGCAAACAACAGCGTCTTTACTGCAGCGGACAATACAAACGCTGCGAGCGGCACCGTTGTCCATTCCGCAGATACGGTATTGCTGGGTTCTGGTGTTTCGGTGCAAGGTGTTTCGTCGCTCAATGCACTGGCTGGGACTTCTTTGAACGCCACGATGAATTTCGCACTGACTGCTGCTGGCAAGACCTTCTTTATTGATCCAGTTCCTTTCTACGACTTGGCATTCAGCAGCTTCACCAACACAACCAACGGTTTTGTTGTGAACACTGCAACTGGTCAGGCCGCAATCAACAATGCTTCTGGTGGTGTTGACTTCAACCGTGTACCAGAACCCACCAGCGTTGCCCTGTTGGGCCTGGGCCTGGTGGCTTTGGCTGCATCGCGTCGCCGTCGCAACGCAAAATAA
- a CDS encoding ComEA family DNA-binding protein, with the protein MWHKILLSAVTLYAGMAWGGVDVNTADVAALDGIRGIGPSMSRKILLEREHAKFKNWADLLQRVPGIKRKIAEKFSAQGLTVDGESFTDPSKVPL; encoded by the coding sequence ATGTGGCACAAGATACTGTTAAGTGCGGTAACACTCTATGCAGGCATGGCTTGGGGTGGCGTAGATGTCAATACGGCCGATGTGGCCGCGCTGGATGGAATTCGGGGGATTGGCCCGAGCATGTCGCGCAAAATACTGCTTGAGCGCGAGCACGCCAAGTTCAAAAACTGGGCAGATTTGCTCCAACGGGTACCGGGTATCAAGCGGAAAATTGCTGAGAAATTTTCAGCCCAGGGCCTCACGGTCGACGGGGAAAGTTTCACCGATCCTTCCAAAGTGCCACTCTGA
- the udk gene encoding uridine kinase, with amino-acid sequence MNKAPHKPFVIGVAGGSGSGKSTVTRQVLASIGPEMTAVLIQDDYYCDQTHMSPEDRRKTNYDHPDAFDWPLMVQHVQALRSGEAIEMPTYDFTQDNRASKTITVQPAPVIVIEGLFALFDADLRKMMSLKIFVDTAADVRFIRRLQRDMAERGRSAESVITQYLETVRPMHKQFIEPTKRRADVILPHGANGPAIDIITTKVVSLIRDLDRA; translated from the coding sequence ATGAACAAAGCCCCTCACAAACCTTTCGTGATCGGCGTGGCAGGCGGCAGTGGCAGCGGCAAGTCGACGGTGACGCGCCAGGTGCTGGCGTCGATCGGGCCGGAGATGACCGCGGTGCTGATCCAAGACGACTACTACTGCGACCAAACGCACATGTCGCCGGAAGATCGGCGCAAAACCAACTACGACCACCCCGACGCGTTTGACTGGCCGCTGATGGTGCAGCATGTACAGGCGCTGCGCAGCGGCGAGGCGATCGAGATGCCCACCTACGACTTCACGCAGGACAACCGCGCCAGCAAAACCATCACCGTGCAGCCCGCGCCGGTCATAGTCATTGAGGGCCTGTTTGCGCTGTTTGATGCCGATTTGCGCAAGATGATGTCGCTGAAGATTTTTGTAGATACCGCCGCCGATGTGCGCTTCATCCGCCGCCTGCAGCGCGACATGGCCGAGCGCGGTCGCAGTGCCGAAAGCGTGATCACCCAGTACCTGGAAACCGTGCGCCCCATGCACAAGCAGTTCATCGAGCCGACCAAGCGCCGCGCCGATGTTATCTTGCCGCACGGCGCCAACGGGCCCGCCATTGACATCATCACCACCAAGGTAGTGAGCCTGATCCGCGATCTGGACCGGGCCTGA